The Polynucleobacter sp. JS-JIR-5-A7 region ATCGTATGCAGCAGCAGCATAGTATGCCAAGGCACGAGAAGCCTCTACATAAGCGCGCATAGTCATCAACATTCGTTTCACATCAGGCTGATGAATAATCGCTACGGGGCCAGGAGAGCCAGCGAGATCACGACTTTGAACGCGATCTTTAGCATATTGCACGGCCTTTTGATAGGCGCGCTCTGCGACTGCAACGCCTTGCATCCCCACTGCAAAACGCGCAGCGTTCATCATCACAAACATATATTCCAGACCGCGATTCTCTTCACCAACTAAATAGCCGGTGGCGCCACCATGATCGCCAAACTGTAGTACCGCGGTTGGGCTCGCCTTAATTCCGAGCTTATGTTCAATTGATACACAATGCACATCATTGCGCTCACCTAATGAGCCATCTGCATTAACCAAGAACTTCGGCACTACGAATAATGAAATCCCTTTAACACCCTCTGGTGCATCAGGCGTCCTAGCCAAAACTAAATGAATAATGTTCTTGGCCATATCATGCTCACCGTAGGTGATATAGATCTTAGTCCCAAAGATCTTATAGCTACCATCGCCCTCAGGTACAGCCTTAGAACGCACCATCGATAAATCAGAACCTGCTTGGGGCTCCGTCAAACACATCGAGCCTGTCCATTCCCCAGAAATCATGCTCGGGACAAATTGCTCTTGGAGTTCTGGGCTTGCTGCAGTGAGCAATGCCTCAATAGCACCATCAGTGAGCATCGGACATAAAGCAAAAGAGAGGCTGGCTGAGTGAACCATTTCAAAGCAGGCAGTAGCAATGAGTTTTGGCAAACCTTGACCACCAAATTCTGCCGGATGAATGACGCCCTGCCAGCCAGCAGCAGCAAATTGTTCAAATGCTTCTTTGAAGCCAGGAGTCGTAGTCACTACGCCATCTTTGAATGAGCTTGGCTGTTGATCGCCAGGCCAATTGAGTGGGGCAACGACATCCTGATTAAATTTTGCAGACTCTTCTAGAATTGCTGGCGCAAGATCAACATCAGCACCTGCTTCTGCATAGGATGGGTAAGTCACTACATCTGATAGCCCCGCAAGCTCATTCATTACAAACAACATGTCTTTCACGGGGGCTACATATGGCATTACAACTCCTATGGATTCGAATCAGGTGGGCTATTCAAAATTACGAGAGTGCTTTCGTTAATTCTGGAACAGCAGTAAAGAGATCGGCAACCAAACCATAATCAGCAACACCAAAAATCGGTGCTTCTGGATCTTTGTTAATGGCCACGATCACTTTAGAATCCTTCATGCCAGCCAAGTGCTGAATAGCGCCAGAGATACCTACGGCAACATATAACTGGGGAGCAACAATCTTGCCAGTTTGACCCACTTGATAGTCATTGGGTACATAGCCCGCATCTACGGCAGCACGTGAGGCGCCTAAGGCAGCACCTAACTTATCAGCCAAAGGCACTACTAACTCTTGATACTTTTCGCCAGAGCCTAAACCACGGCCGCCAGATACGATGATCTTGGCTGCAGTCAGTTCTGGACGATCTGATTTAGTCAACTCACGACCGACAAAAGCGGATTTACCTGCGCTATCAGTAGCAGCCACTTTTTCAATCACAGCAGACCCACCAGTAGCAGCAACAGGATCAAAGCCCGTCGTACGCACAGTAATCACCTTCACTGCATCACTCGACTTAACAGTAGCGATGGCATTACCCGCATAGATCGGGCGCTCAAAAGTATCTGCGCTCACGGCCTTAGTAATGTCAGAAAGCTGCGCAACATCTAACTTTGCAGCAACGCGTGGCATGACATTCTTACCGCTAGCAGTAGCAGGTGCCAATAAGTGGCTGTAGTTACCAGCTAGTGACAAAATCTGCGCAGCTAAAGGTTCTGCTAATTGATCCGCTAGATTTAAGGCATCAATCTGGATCACCTTGCGGACACCCGCTATTTGGGCTACGGCTGTGGCTACGACATCAGCACCGTTACCAGCAACTAGTACGTCTACTTCGGGAGAGCATTGCAAAGCAGCTGCAACTGCATTGAAGGTAGCCGCCTTTAATGATTGATTATCGTGTTCAGCTATAACAAGAGCAGCCATTTAAACCACCTTCGCTTCATTTTTGAGTTTTTCAACAAGAGCAGCTACATCAGCAACTATCACACCAGCGCTGCGCTTAGGTGGCTCTTCTACCTTGAGGGTTTTCAGGCGAGGCGCAATATCAACACCCAAGTCTTCTGGCTTCACAATATCAATCGTCTTCTTCTTTGCCTTCATGATATTAGGCAAGGTCACATAGCGGGGTTCATTGAGACGAAGGTCAGTCGTGATAACTGCCGGCAATGACAGTGCAATCGTTTCTAAGCCACCATCTACTTCACGAGTCACAGTAGCTTTACCATCCGCAATCACCACCTTAGAGGCAAAAGTTGCTTGTGGAATATCTAACAAGCTTGCCAACATCTGACCAGTCTGGTTGCTATCGTCATCAATCGCCTGCTTACCGAGAATAATAATTTGTGCTTGTTCTTTTTCTGAAAGCGCCTTGAGAATCTTGGCTACTGCCAAAGGTTGCAACTCAGTATCAGCCTCTACCAAAATAGCGCGATCCGCACCAATAGCTAAGGCTGTACGCAAAGTTTCTTGGCATTGAGTTACGCCTGCAGTCACCACTACAACTTCAGTAGCAATACCAGCTTCTTTGAGTCTGACTGCTTCTTCTACTGCGATTTCGTCAAAGGGGTTCATGCTCATCTTGACGTTCGCAATATCGACACCAGAATTATCTGACTTCACACGTACTTTGACGTTGTAATCAACAACGCGTTTCACTGCAACTAAGATCTTCATCTGACTTTCACAATCCTCAAACGCTTCAAAAACGATATTTATCTAAAAAATCGGGTAACCCTTATTTTACCGCCCTCTCTATTGAACTAGACATCAATAGCAGTGGCCGAGCCAGCCTGCTTGCGCAGCTCGAACTTCTGGATTTTTCCAGTTGAAGTCTTTGGCAGCTCTCCAAAAACAATCGCTTTCGGAACCTTAAAGCCTGCTAAGTGCTGTTTGCAATGGGCGATGATGTCAGCCGGGGTTACCTCGACACCAGGCTTGATTTCTAAGAAAGCGCAAGGGGTCTCGCCCCACTTTGGATCGGGTTTTGCTACCACTGCCGCAGCAATCACGGCTGGATGGCGATAGAGCACGTCTTCCACCTCAATCGAAGAAATATTCTCACCCCCAGAAATTATGATGTCTTTGCTACGGTCTTTGATCTTTACATAACCATCGGCACTCTTTACTGCTAAGTCACCTGAGTGAAACCAGCCACCCTCGAAGGCTTCTTGCGTAGCTTTCTCATTCTTCAGGTAGCCCTTCATTGCAATATTGCCCTTAAACATAATCTCACCCATCGTCTCACCATCAGCGGGAACAGGCTCCATCGTTTCTGGATTGAGTACATCGATCGCTTGTTGCATGTGATAGCGCACACCTTGACGCGCATTCAAACGGGCACGCTCGCTGATATCCACATCATTCCATTCATCTTGTTTAACGCAAACAGCAGCTGGGCCATACACTTCTGTTAAACCATAGACATGGGTTAGATCAAAGCCTAACTTCTCCATACCCTCAATAATCGAAGCGGGTGGTGCAGCCCCAGCAATAAGACCTTTGACACCTGCTGGCACTCCAGCCTTAAGTTCATCTGGGGCATTGACCAAGAGGTTATGCACAATCGGTGCTGCGCAGTAGTGGGTCACGCCATGCTCTTTGATAGCAGCAAAGATATGTTGCGCATCTACGCGACGCAAACACACGTTAATACCAGCACGAG contains the following coding sequences:
- a CDS encoding acyl-CoA dehydrogenase — protein: MPYVAPVKDMLFVMNELAGLSDVVTYPSYAEAGADVDLAPAILEESAKFNQDVVAPLNWPGDQQPSSFKDGVVTTTPGFKEAFEQFAAAGWQGVIHPAEFGGQGLPKLIATACFEMVHSASLSFALCPMLTDGAIEALLTAASPELQEQFVPSMISGEWTGSMCLTEPQAGSDLSMVRSKAVPEGDGSYKIFGTKIYITYGEHDMAKNIIHLVLARTPDAPEGVKGISLFVVPKFLVNADGSLGERNDVHCVSIEHKLGIKASPTAVLQFGDHGGATGYLVGEENRGLEYMFVMMNAARFAVGMQGVAVAERAYQKAVQYAKDRVQSRDLAGSPGPVAIIHQPDVKRMLMTMRAYVEASRALAYYAAAAYDAQHAAPDEAVRKANQAIYEFLVPIVKGFSTEMSIEVASLGVQVHGGMGFIEETGAAQHYRDARILTIYEGTTAIQANDLVGRKTVRDGGAIAKVLSQKIAETEKELAASASADAKAVLKQLTVGRAAFDEAVAYILAHAKTDTKAVYAGSFAYLRLSGLVFGGWQMARGLLAAERLRDSDPTFYKTKITTARFFAENLLPQAQALATSIIEGGYSTNALELEQF
- a CDS encoding electron transfer flavoprotein subunit alpha/FixB family protein, whose translation is MAALVIAEHDNQSLKAATFNAVAAALQCSPEVDVLVAGNGADVVATAVAQIAGVRKVIQIDALNLADQLAEPLAAQILSLAGNYSHLLAPATASGKNVMPRVAAKLDVAQLSDITKAVSADTFERPIYAGNAIATVKSSDAVKVITVRTTGFDPVAATGGSAVIEKVAATDSAGKSAFVGRELTKSDRPELTAAKIIVSGGRGLGSGEKYQELVVPLADKLGAALGASRAAVDAGYVPNDYQVGQTGKIVAPQLYVAVGISGAIQHLAGMKDSKVIVAINKDPEAPIFGVADYGLVADLFTAVPELTKALS
- a CDS encoding electron transfer flavoprotein subunit beta/FixA family protein, which encodes MKILVAVKRVVDYNVKVRVKSDNSGVDIANVKMSMNPFDEIAVEEAVRLKEAGIATEVVVVTAGVTQCQETLRTALAIGADRAILVEADTELQPLAVAKILKALSEKEQAQIIILGKQAIDDDSNQTGQMLASLLDIPQATFASKVVIADGKATVTREVDGGLETIALSLPAVITTDLRLNEPRYVTLPNIMKAKKKTIDIVKPEDLGVDIAPRLKTLKVEEPPKRSAGVIVADVAALVEKLKNEAKVV
- a CDS encoding acyl-CoA synthetase — its product is MANIYEQGLDRNPANYTPITPLLFLERSAEIYPKKVAVIHGKLRQTWAQTYERCRRLASALQKHGIGLGDTVAVMLPNTPPMVEAHFGIPMAGAVLNALNTRLDSESIAFMLNHGEAKVVIIDPEFSGVMKIALEIARKESGREFLVIDVEEKEYDVAGERLGKLTYEQLLAEGDPQFAWQVPADEWQAICLNYTSGTTGNPKGVVYHHRGAAINAVSNVLDWDMNKHPIYLWTLPMFHCNGWCFPWTIAARAGINVCLRRVDAQHIFAAIKEHGVTHYCAAPIVHNLLVNAPDELKAGVPAGVKGLIAGAAPPASIIEGMEKLGFDLTHVYGLTEVYGPAAVCVKQDEWNDVDISERARLNARQGVRYHMQQAIDVLNPETMEPVPADGETMGEIMFKGNIAMKGYLKNEKATQEAFEGGWFHSGDLAVKSADGYVKIKDRSKDIIISGGENISSIEVEDVLYRHPAVIAAAVVAKPDPKWGETPCAFLEIKPGVEVTPADIIAHCKQHLAGFKVPKAIVFGELPKTSTGKIQKFELRKQAGSATAIDV